Proteins from one Bacteroidota bacterium genomic window:
- a CDS encoding class I SAM-dependent methyltransferase, with product MNNFTPVISGVKPSILFSQSKVKGRKYLLKKALKNLFPGVSWQNPVLNFTFKVMDPIDYLFRFRSGLTGLPPYSIRVRSNGVTKQFGGEKFYQFGNRLADHLKAYASLDGHSKVLEIGCGCGRTCYALSKILDDANFIGMDIEKTSLEACQNNPIFIGKDFRFDYQDIQNDEYNPDGTYEADSYKFPYDSNEFDVIFLVSVFTHMLTDDVKNYISEISRMLKPGGVCMITTFLMDHGRNTNGISFPHNEKDH from the coding sequence TTGAACAATTTCACGCCGGTTATTTCAGGGGTTAAGCCCAGTATTCTTTTTTCGCAAAGCAAAGTGAAAGGTAGAAAATACTTGCTAAAGAAAGCATTAAAAAATCTTTTCCCTGGGGTTTCCTGGCAGAATCCAGTACTAAATTTTACCTTTAAGGTTATGGATCCAATAGATTATCTTTTTCGGTTCAGAAGCGGACTCACAGGGTTGCCTCCCTACTCTATCAGGGTGCGGTCGAATGGGGTCACCAAACAATTCGGAGGGGAAAAATTTTATCAGTTCGGTAATCGGTTAGCCGATCATTTAAAAGCATACGCATCTCTAGATGGCCATTCAAAAGTTTTAGAAATAGGATGTGGGTGTGGAAGGACTTGCTATGCATTGTCAAAAATCCTAGATGATGCCAATTTTATTGGAATGGATATTGAAAAAACGTCTCTAGAAGCATGTCAAAATAACCCCATATTTATTGGTAAAGATTTTCGCTTCGACTATCAAGATATTCAAAATGATGAGTATAACCCAGATGGAACATATGAAGCAGATTCATACAAATTCCCATATGATAGTAATGAATTTGATGTGATATTTCTAGTCTCAGTTTTTACACACATGCTGACTGATGATGTCAAAAACTATATTTCGGAAATATCTCGCATGCTAAAACCAGGTGGTGTCTGTATGATAACCACGTTCCTTATGGACCATGGAAGAAATACAAATGGAATTTCCTTTCCGCATAACGAGAAGGATCATT